A stretch of Prionailurus bengalensis isolate Pbe53 chromosome E4, Fcat_Pben_1.1_paternal_pri, whole genome shotgun sequence DNA encodes these proteins:
- the LOC122476397 gene encoding T-cell surface glycoprotein CD1a-like isoform X1, translated as MLLLQLVLLTVLVPGGDSDDDFQEPITFRIILTASFYNRARAQNQGSAWLGQLQTHGWDSKTGAFIFLRPWSRGNFSNQHFMELEKLFHSNSIRFLQVFQDHVSQWQLEYPFQVQLEGGCELHLGEASVGFVRVAYQGSDLMNFQNTSWWPSPKGGRRAQQVCTVFNQHHVVNVRTQAQINDICPHFLLGLLDAGKTDLQRQVRPEAWLSTGPSPGPGHLLLVCHVSGFYPKPVWVTWMRGDQEQQGTRRSDVLPNSDGTWYLQTSLDVEAREAAGLSCRVRHSSLGGQDIVLYWEQHRPVGLVFLAVVVPLVLLAGLAFWLWKRWKSHWRPQCTGLPLERDPSSPGPGRP; from the exons ATGCTGTTGTTGCAACTGGTGTTGCTCACGGTTCTTGTCCCAGGCGGTGACAGTGACGATG ACTTCCAGGAGCCGATCACTTTTCGAATCATCCTGACCGCCTCTTTTTACAACCGTGCCCGGGCACAAAATCAGGGTTCAGCTTGGCTGGGACAGCTGCAGACTCATGGCTGGGACAGCAAGACCGGAGCTTTCATTTTCCTGCGGCCTTGGTCCAGGGGCAACTTCAGCAATCAGCATTTCATGGAACTGGAAAAGTTATTCCATTCGAACTCCATTAGATTTCTTCAGGTATTTCAGGACCACGTCAGTCAATGGCAGCTTGAAT ATCCCTTTCAGGTCCAGCTGGAAGGAGGCTGTGAGCTGCACCTTGGAGAAGCATCAGTAGGATTTGTGAGGGTTGCATATCAAGGATCAGATCTCATGAACTTCCAGAACACGTCATGGTGGCCATCtccaaagggaggaaggagggctcAGCAGGTCTGCACAGTCTTCAATCAGCACCATGTGGTCAATGTAAGAACACAGGCACAAATCAATGACATCTGCCCCCATTTCCTCTTGGGTCTTCTTGACGCAGGAAAGACAGATCTGCAGCGACAAG TGAGGCCCGAGGCCTGGCTGTCCACTGGCCCAAGTCCTGGTCCTGGCCATCTGCTCCTTGTATGCCACGTCTCTGGCTTCTACCCAAAGCCAGTGTGGGTGACATGGATGCGGGGTGACCAGGAGCAACAGGGCACCCGACGAAGTGACGTTTTGCCCAATTCTGACGGGACATGGTATCTTCAGACGTCCTTGGATGTGGAAGCCAGAGAGGCAGCCGGCCTGTCTTGCCGAGTGAGACACAGCAGTCTAGGAGGCCAGGATATTGTCCTCTACTGGG AGCAGCACCGCCCCGTGGGCTTGGTATTCCTGGCGGTGGTCGTGCCCCTGGTGCTTCTGGCAGGTCTTGCGTTCTGGCTCTGGAAGCGCTG
- the LOC122476397 gene encoding T-cell surface glycoprotein CD1a-like isoform X3, translated as MLLLQLVLLTVLVPGGDSDDDFQEPITFRIILTASFYNRARAQNQGSAWLGQLQTHGWDSKTGAFIFLRPWSRGNFSNQHFMELEKLFHSNSIRFLQVFQDHVSQWQLEYPFQVQLEGGCELHLGEASVGFVRVAYQGSDLMNFQNTSWWPSPKGGRRAQQVCTVFNQHHVVNVRTQAQINDICPHFLLGLLDAGKTDLQRQVRPEAWLSTGPSPGPGHLLLVCHVSGFYPKPVWVTWMRGDQEQQGTRRSDVLPNSDGTWYLQTSLDVEAREAAGLSCRVRHSSLGGQDIVLYWEQHRPVGLVFLAVVVPLVLLAGLAFWLWKRWKSHWRHQCTGLPLE; from the exons ATGCTGTTGTTGCAACTGGTGTTGCTCACGGTTCTTGTCCCAGGCGGTGACAGTGACGATG ACTTCCAGGAGCCGATCACTTTTCGAATCATCCTGACCGCCTCTTTTTACAACCGTGCCCGGGCACAAAATCAGGGTTCAGCTTGGCTGGGACAGCTGCAGACTCATGGCTGGGACAGCAAGACCGGAGCTTTCATTTTCCTGCGGCCTTGGTCCAGGGGCAACTTCAGCAATCAGCATTTCATGGAACTGGAAAAGTTATTCCATTCGAACTCCATTAGATTTCTTCAGGTATTTCAGGACCACGTCAGTCAATGGCAGCTTGAAT ATCCCTTTCAGGTCCAGCTGGAAGGAGGCTGTGAGCTGCACCTTGGAGAAGCATCAGTAGGATTTGTGAGGGTTGCATATCAAGGATCAGATCTCATGAACTTCCAGAACACGTCATGGTGGCCATCtccaaagggaggaaggagggctcAGCAGGTCTGCACAGTCTTCAATCAGCACCATGTGGTCAATGTAAGAACACAGGCACAAATCAATGACATCTGCCCCCATTTCCTCTTGGGTCTTCTTGACGCAGGAAAGACAGATCTGCAGCGACAAG TGAGGCCCGAGGCCTGGCTGTCCACTGGCCCAAGTCCTGGTCCTGGCCATCTGCTCCTTGTATGCCACGTCTCTGGCTTCTACCCAAAGCCAGTGTGGGTGACATGGATGCGGGGTGACCAGGAGCAACAGGGCACCCGACGAAGTGACGTTTTGCCCAATTCTGACGGGACATGGTATCTTCAGACGTCCTTGGATGTGGAAGCCAGAGAGGCAGCCGGCCTGTCTTGCCGAGTGAGACACAGCAGTCTAGGAGGCCAGGATATTGTCCTCTACTGGG AGCAGCACCGCCCCGTGGGCTTGGTATTCCTGGCGGTGGTCGTGCCCCTGGTGCTTCTGGCAGGTCTTGCGTTCTGGCTCTGGAAGCGCTG GAAATCACACTGGAGACATCAGTGCACTGGCCTTCCTTTGGAGTAA